The following coding sequences are from one Luteolibacter yonseiensis window:
- a CDS encoding ABC transporter substrate-binding protein: MVAPIHRFPSSSKVRLGFVPLSDCAPIAVAQEMGIFRRHGLDVELSRELGWASVRDKLIYGHLDAAQSIAGIALALGLGINEMRCEVAVPMVLNLHGNAVTLSTEIGPEKIGRGEGLRHFLNYGWKKERPFTLAVTHRYSSHYTLLKNWLSRHNVIAPEHVEIIFLPPALMPRSLAAGHIDGYCVGEPWNSESILTGKGWCPVTSAEIARGHPEKILIVSGNFLCEQRDESISLVAALLESCRMCQEPEFREQLISILAMKAYTGASPEVLRNSLGPIFDSGVDRVSSNGFHIFHGDSLNRPTMDKASWVLSELRNAGTIPEGTCGALSRIFREDLYHAAESCLGGGMSGTND, translated from the coding sequence ATGGTTGCTCCTATCCACCGATTCCCAAGCAGTTCCAAGGTCCGCCTGGGATTTGTTCCGCTCAGCGATTGCGCGCCCATCGCCGTGGCGCAGGAGATGGGCATCTTCAGGCGGCATGGGCTGGATGTGGAGCTCTCCCGCGAACTCGGCTGGGCCAGCGTGCGGGACAAATTGATCTATGGTCACCTGGACGCCGCCCAATCCATCGCCGGAATCGCACTGGCCCTCGGGCTGGGTATCAACGAAATGCGTTGCGAGGTCGCGGTGCCGATGGTGTTGAACCTCCACGGAAACGCCGTCACGTTGTCCACCGAAATCGGTCCGGAGAAGATCGGCCGGGGAGAAGGACTGCGGCACTTCCTGAACTACGGCTGGAAAAAAGAACGCCCTTTCACACTCGCGGTGACCCACCGCTATTCATCGCACTACACTCTTCTGAAGAATTGGCTCAGCCGTCACAACGTGATCGCGCCGGAGCATGTGGAGATCATCTTCCTTCCACCCGCCCTCATGCCGCGTTCGCTGGCGGCAGGCCACATCGACGGCTACTGCGTGGGCGAACCATGGAATTCCGAGTCCATCCTGACAGGAAAGGGCTGGTGCCCCGTGACCTCCGCTGAAATCGCGCGCGGACATCCGGAAAAGATCCTGATCGTTTCGGGAAATTTCCTTTGCGAACAGAGGGATGAATCCATCTCGCTGGTTGCCGCTCTGCTGGAATCCTGCCGGATGTGCCAGGAACCGGAGTTCCGGGAACAGCTCATTTCCATATTGGCGATGAAGGCATACACAGGAGCCTCGCCCGAGGTCCTGAGGAACAGCCTCGGGCCCATCTTCGACTCGGGCGTGGACCGCGTGAGCTCCAACGGTTTCCACATCTTCCATGGAGACTCGCTGAACCGTCCGACCATGGACAAGGCGTCCTGGGTCCTGTCCGAGCTCCGCAACGCCGGCACCATCCCCGAAGGCACCTGCGGCGCGCTCTCCCGGATTTTCCGTGAAGATCTCTATCATGCCGCCGAATCCTGCCTCGGTGGCGGCATGAGCGGTACCAACGACTGA
- a CDS encoding DmsC/YnfH family molybdoenzyme membrane anchor subunit: protein MPATLTRLPAVKRAAKPDIEQGNLIDRLLAEQKQLQTPVARFSEIHHKRKPDLADHYRSLIPLTKPGEGEQYAFEVSLDRCTGCKACVSACHSLNGLDDDEAWRDVGTLLGGRDTPGWQQTVTTACHHCADPGCMNGCPVGAYEKEKDTGIVRHLDDQCIGCSYCILKCPYDVPKYSKKRGIVRKCDMCHQRLAEGEAPACVQACPTEAIRIIKVPRDKSPEARKKATFGDLFQATAHSPQSAIPVSSITLPTTRYVGREVPLSATAADVEALVPQHAHWPLVFMLMLTQAGAGLLMSSQGDLPITLTGTAIFFAGMGASVFHLGQPLKAWRFFLGLRTSWLSREILMFSMFAPIPMALVAFSLLPHFPKLRLPSLVSDLLPLAEKITTLSTIGVGLLAVFTSVMIYHDTRRSLWRFPLGAARFFGTVASFAALGHSIIAPSLLATGLFISAVLLKMVPELRMLKLAEDEDARWSPDVHSARLQTGPLGPILRARFTLAILAVFVAGIHPWYALPILLIAELLERQLYFQSVQAPKMPGNFGPKTGH, encoded by the coding sequence GTGCCTGCCACCCTCACACGCCTGCCAGCCGTCAAACGTGCTGCGAAACCGGACATCGAGCAAGGTAACCTCATCGACCGGCTCCTCGCCGAGCAGAAGCAGCTGCAGACACCCGTCGCCCGTTTTTCCGAAATCCACCACAAGCGCAAGCCGGACCTGGCGGACCACTACCGCAGCCTGATCCCTCTGACCAAACCAGGCGAAGGCGAGCAATATGCGTTCGAGGTTTCGCTCGACCGTTGCACCGGTTGCAAGGCCTGTGTCTCCGCCTGCCACTCGCTAAACGGGCTCGACGATGACGAGGCGTGGCGCGACGTCGGCACATTGTTGGGAGGCAGGGACACGCCCGGTTGGCAACAGACCGTCACCACCGCGTGCCACCATTGCGCGGACCCGGGGTGCATGAACGGCTGCCCGGTGGGCGCGTATGAAAAGGAGAAGGACACCGGCATCGTCCGGCATCTGGATGACCAATGCATCGGTTGCTCCTACTGCATCCTCAAGTGCCCGTATGACGTGCCGAAGTATTCGAAGAAACGTGGCATCGTCAGGAAATGCGACATGTGCCACCAGCGTCTCGCCGAAGGGGAAGCCCCCGCATGCGTGCAAGCCTGCCCGACCGAAGCGATCCGCATCATCAAGGTGCCCAGGGACAAGAGTCCTGAAGCCCGGAAAAAAGCGACGTTCGGCGACCTGTTCCAAGCCACGGCCCACAGTCCTCAATCCGCGATTCCGGTATCGTCCATCACCCTTCCCACGACCCGCTATGTCGGCCGCGAGGTCCCCTTGTCCGCCACGGCGGCGGATGTGGAGGCACTCGTGCCGCAGCACGCGCATTGGCCCCTGGTCTTCATGCTGATGCTCACCCAGGCGGGAGCGGGTTTGCTGATGAGTTCCCAAGGAGACCTTCCCATCACCCTCACCGGCACCGCGATCTTCTTCGCCGGCATGGGAGCCTCCGTTTTCCATCTGGGCCAACCGCTCAAGGCATGGCGCTTTTTCCTCGGCCTGCGCACCTCATGGCTGTCGCGGGAGATCCTCATGTTCTCGATGTTCGCCCCCATCCCGATGGCCTTGGTCGCATTTTCCCTGCTGCCACACTTTCCCAAGCTCCGGTTGCCATCCCTTGTCTCCGATCTGCTGCCGCTTGCGGAAAAAATCACCACCCTTTCAACTATCGGGGTCGGTCTGCTGGCCGTGTTCACCAGCGTGATGATCTATCATGACACCAGGCGCTCCTTGTGGAGGTTCCCTCTCGGTGCGGCGAGGTTCTTCGGAACCGTCGCTTCCTTCGCCGCGCTGGGGCATTCGATCATCGCGCCCTCTCTGCTGGCCACAGGCCTCTTCATTTCAGCGGTGTTGCTCAAGATGGTGCCGGAACTGAGGATGCTGAAGCTGGCAGAAGACGAAGATGCGCGGTGGTCGCCGGATGTCCACAGCGCGCGGCTCCAAACGGGACCGCTGGGACCGATCCTCCGCGCCAGATTCACCCTGGCGATTCTCGCGGTGTTCGTTGCGGGGATCCACCCGTGGTATGCCCTGCCGATCCTGCTGATCGCGGAGCTCCTCGAACGGCAGCTCTATTTCCAGTCCGTGCAGGCACCCAAGATGCCCGGGAATTTCGGACCGAAGACCGGGCATTGA
- a CDS encoding App1 family protein yields the protein MRKVGSDDILGLIRRAAAAAESGMDRMRHGLSHRLGTNPARQIAAYAGYGTGEGIHVSGRVLANAPYGGPLEHDGWWENLANTYRRWESDELPGALVTLRFHDEEITVTTDEEGYYRATFGSAVVPSEELRWLKVEARTPGDAVEIVAVHGVMLPPTQAEFGIISDLDDTVIHTGITSLLLAAKLTFLENAKTRKPLDGVAKLYESFQRGLSERPVNPLFYISSSPWNLHDLLMDFLRLNEIPTGPLFLRDLGLDRTKFIKGKGHGHKLQRALDMIDAYPLLPFVLVGDSGQEDASIYAEIAKIRPGRIRAIYIRDVDPDHESERDAAVHAAVKLAATCDVPMILAKDSQAMAEHARSIGLIPAEAEGAVEEEVVTDKQLPETGEQAVKDAVESVLPEAMEPK from the coding sequence ATGCGCAAAGTTGGCAGTGATGACATTCTTGGACTGATCCGGCGGGCGGCGGCAGCGGCGGAATCAGGAATGGATCGCATGAGGCATGGACTCTCGCACAGGTTGGGAACGAATCCCGCCCGGCAGATCGCGGCCTATGCCGGGTATGGGACGGGGGAGGGGATCCATGTGAGCGGGCGGGTGCTGGCGAACGCTCCATACGGAGGGCCGCTCGAACATGACGGGTGGTGGGAGAATCTCGCCAACACCTATCGGCGGTGGGAAAGCGACGAACTGCCCGGAGCATTGGTGACGCTGCGTTTTCATGACGAGGAAATCACGGTGACCACCGACGAGGAGGGCTACTATCGCGCCACCTTTGGAAGCGCGGTGGTCCCATCGGAGGAGTTGCGATGGCTGAAGGTGGAGGCCCGCACTCCGGGGGACGCGGTCGAGATTGTGGCCGTGCACGGAGTCATGCTGCCGCCCACCCAAGCGGAATTCGGCATCATCAGCGATCTGGATGACACGGTGATCCATACCGGGATCACCAGTCTGCTGCTGGCCGCAAAGCTGACCTTCTTGGAGAACGCGAAGACCCGCAAGCCGCTCGACGGCGTGGCGAAGCTTTATGAATCCTTCCAGCGGGGACTATCCGAAAGGCCGGTGAATCCGCTTTTCTATATCTCCAGTTCGCCGTGGAACCTGCACGACCTGCTGATGGATTTCCTGCGGCTGAACGAGATTCCCACTGGGCCGCTTTTTCTACGGGATCTGGGATTGGATCGGACGAAGTTCATCAAGGGCAAGGGGCATGGGCATAAGCTGCAGCGGGCATTGGACATGATCGATGCTTATCCATTGCTGCCGTTCGTATTGGTGGGGGATTCGGGACAGGAGGACGCTTCCATCTATGCCGAAATCGCGAAAATCCGCCCCGGCAGGATCAGGGCGATTTATATCAGGGATGTGGATCCGGACCATGAATCCGAAAGGGATGCCGCCGTCCATGCCGCTGTGAAGCTCGCCGCGACGTGTGACGTGCCCATGATCCTCGCGAAGGACAGCCAGGCCATGGCGGAACACGCCCGATCCATCGGGCTGATTCCAGCGGAAGCGGAAGGAGCGGTGGAAGAGGAGGTGGTGACGGACAAACAACTCCCGGAGACAGGGGAGCAGGCTGTCAAAGATGCGGTGGAATCCGTTCTTCCAGAGGCGATGGAACCCAAGTGA
- a CDS encoding flavodoxin domain-containing protein: protein MSLTVPTTAPFSGAQKMWLKGYLDALNSALMPPAAVEAVPAITGNGVPVTILWGSQTGNSEALGKKLVKVLGAKGHSPTLRDMAGVAPADLAAAERVLIITSTYGDGEPPDNAAALHAALHSADAPSLTGVSFSVLALGDSGYPDFCKCGRDFQNRMAELGAEILVPIIECDVDYDEPFARWSRLLEESLDVSAVA from the coding sequence ATGTCACTCACCGTTCCCACCACCGCTCCGTTCTCCGGGGCTCAGAAAATGTGGCTCAAAGGCTACCTAGACGCCTTGAACTCCGCCCTCATGCCACCGGCGGCTGTGGAAGCTGTCCCTGCGATCACGGGCAACGGCGTTCCCGTCACCATCCTCTGGGGATCCCAGACAGGAAATTCCGAGGCACTGGGCAAAAAACTCGTCAAGGTTCTCGGTGCGAAGGGCCACTCCCCCACCCTGCGGGACATGGCGGGTGTCGCACCGGCGGATCTCGCCGCGGCGGAACGCGTGCTCATCATCACCTCCACCTATGGTGACGGCGAGCCACCGGACAATGCGGCGGCGCTCCATGCCGCTCTTCATTCCGCGGACGCCCCATCCCTGACAGGCGTGTCTTTTTCCGTGCTCGCGCTGGGTGACTCGGGCTACCCGGATTTCTGCAAATGCGGCCGGGATTTCCAAAACCGCATGGCCGAACTGGGTGCTGAAATCCTCGTTCCGATCATCGAGTGCGACGTCGACTACGACGAACCGTTCGCCCGCTGGAGCAGGCTCCTGGAAGAGTCGCTGGATGTCTCCGCGGTCGCCTGA
- a CDS encoding MFS transporter: MSSFARNNGQLNLLDFKAPAIRTLHTTWFAFFMTFVLWFAHAPFKGALVKTFSMTDAQWKALLILNVALTIPARIVIGILVDKFGPRITFSLLLMISGVLCTFFALSRSFEMLALTRFLMGFAGAGFVIGIRLVGEWFPARQVGLAEGIYGGWGNFGSAAAAIVLPTVALIYGGEEGWRYAFMSAGAFAFLYGIFFYRVIRNTPKGATYFKPKKSGGLEVSTPRDFVFLLVMNLPMFGALAALAWKLSPAGVKLLPYAAVNAIYGVLFVLFLVQAWQIYRVNAEMLKAGGVPEFQRYPFKQVAILNINYLITFGSELAVVSMLPGFFADTFGLSPIKAGLISAGFATITVAARPGGGWISDKFGRRKTMLVVLAGLAIGYLLISRIDSTWPLALAVAATIGCGLFVHMGTGAVFAMVPLIQRRMTGQIAGMTGAYGNVGGVIFLTIYSFVSTPTFFMVIAASSVLGLVASCFLSEPKGHISEVAEDGSVQLIEVA, translated from the coding sequence ATGTCCTCATTCGCACGCAACAACGGGCAGTTGAACCTGCTCGACTTCAAGGCACCCGCCATCCGCACGCTGCACACCACCTGGTTCGCATTCTTCATGACCTTCGTGCTGTGGTTCGCCCATGCCCCATTCAAGGGAGCGTTGGTCAAAACATTCAGCATGACGGACGCACAGTGGAAGGCGCTGCTCATCCTGAATGTGGCGCTCACCATTCCCGCGCGGATCGTCATCGGCATCCTGGTGGACAAGTTCGGCCCAAGGATCACGTTCTCGCTGCTGTTGATGATCTCGGGCGTCCTCTGCACGTTCTTCGCCCTGAGCCGCTCGTTTGAAATGCTCGCGCTCACCCGGTTTCTCATGGGTTTCGCAGGAGCGGGGTTTGTCATCGGCATCCGCCTGGTCGGAGAGTGGTTCCCGGCACGGCAGGTCGGCCTGGCGGAGGGGATCTACGGCGGCTGGGGGAATTTCGGCTCGGCCGCCGCAGCCATCGTCCTGCCTACCGTGGCTTTGATCTACGGTGGTGAAGAAGGCTGGAGGTATGCGTTCATGAGCGCCGGAGCATTCGCCTTTCTCTACGGCATCTTCTTCTACCGCGTCATCCGCAACACCCCGAAGGGTGCCACCTATTTCAAGCCGAAGAAATCCGGTGGACTGGAAGTCTCCACCCCGCGTGACTTCGTCTTCCTCCTGGTGATGAATCTCCCGATGTTCGGCGCCCTCGCGGCGCTCGCGTGGAAACTCTCGCCCGCCGGAGTCAAGCTCCTGCCCTACGCCGCAGTGAACGCCATCTATGGCGTCCTGTTCGTTCTCTTCCTTGTGCAGGCCTGGCAGATCTACCGGGTGAATGCCGAGATGCTGAAAGCGGGGGGAGTGCCGGAATTCCAACGCTACCCCTTCAAGCAGGTCGCGATCCTCAACATCAACTACCTCATCACGTTCGGCTCGGAGCTGGCGGTGGTGTCGATGTTGCCGGGCTTCTTCGCCGATACCTTCGGCCTCTCACCAATCAAGGCCGGCCTCATTTCCGCGGGATTCGCAACCATCACGGTGGCGGCCCGGCCGGGCGGCGGCTGGATCTCCGACAAGTTCGGCCGCCGGAAAACCATGCTCGTCGTACTCGCGGGACTGGCCATCGGTTATCTGCTGATCTCCCGCATCGATTCCACATGGCCGCTCGCGCTCGCCGTGGCGGCGACCATCGGCTGCGGACTCTTCGTCCACATGGGAACCGGCGCGGTGTTCGCCATGGTGCCTCTCATCCAGAGGCGCATGACCGGACAGATCGCGGGCATGACCGGGGCCTACGGAAACGTCGGCGGCGTGATTTTCCTGACCATCTACTCGTTCGTCAGCACACCCACCTTCTTCATGGTCATCGCCGCGTCATCGGTTCTTGGACTTGTGGCTTCCTGTTTCCTTTCCGAACCGAAGGGTCATATCTCCGAAGTGGCGGAAGATGGATCGGTTCAGTTGATCGAGGTCGCCTGA
- a CDS encoding bifunctional protein-serine/threonine kinase/phosphatase, with protein sequence MHLTGRIELGTGLFTSAGPKPQNEDCLGVHIPDAALLPTKGIVACIADGVSAASAGKEAAESAVIGFISDYYETPESWEVKTAGQRVLTALNRWLFSQGQGFRDAEKGCVTTFTAVILKSQTAHVFHIGDSRLYRFRGGELEQITRDHASQVSADTCYLTRALGLTASPRIDYHTFPLETGDRYLLTTDGIHGELSRQDMEALIRQNTDSQNCADMLGSAAGAGQDNRSCILLEVKSLPDGNKDDVFRQLSSLPIPPDLLPGQSIDGLHVERLISASKNSQLYLVSDLDDSNRSYVLKTPSVSFEDDPAYLERFALEEWIGLRTDSPHLAKVIRRARPRRFLYYVMESIDGMTLERWSEKNPAPPVEQVVEMVGQIVEGVRALHRRDTLHQDLKPDNILLDASGIIKIIDYGSCQVGGIAEIATPFKRETSLGTLDFSAPEYRLGITATTRSDLFSIAVIFYHLLTGGHHPYGKAWARASSQRDFYNLAYQPAAAHNPMVPLWMDSVLRKALSIRSEDRHEVMSEFIHNLRHPDPAFLTAEPLPFAQRNPLLFWKLVAFIAIAGWIVTWAVLA encoded by the coding sequence ATGCATCTCACCGGTCGCATCGAGCTGGGCACCGGCCTTTTCACTTCCGCCGGTCCGAAACCACAGAACGAGGACTGCCTCGGCGTCCACATCCCGGATGCGGCCTTGTTGCCCACGAAAGGCATCGTCGCCTGCATCGCGGACGGAGTGTCAGCCGCGAGCGCCGGGAAGGAAGCGGCGGAGTCCGCGGTGATCGGGTTCATCTCCGACTACTATGAGACCCCGGAGTCGTGGGAGGTGAAAACCGCCGGACAGCGGGTCCTCACCGCGCTGAACCGCTGGCTCTTCTCCCAGGGACAGGGCTTCCGGGATGCGGAAAAAGGCTGCGTCACGACATTCACCGCAGTCATCCTCAAATCGCAGACCGCACATGTTTTTCACATCGGTGACAGCAGGCTCTACCGGTTTCGTGGTGGGGAATTGGAACAGATCACCCGGGACCACGCGTCGCAAGTTTCGGCGGATACGTGCTATCTCACGAGAGCGCTGGGTCTCACGGCATCGCCACGCATCGACTATCACACCTTTCCGCTGGAAACCGGGGACCGCTACCTGCTGACGACCGACGGGATTCATGGAGAGCTCTCGCGCCAGGACATGGAGGCCCTTATCCGGCAGAACACCGATTCCCAGAACTGCGCCGATATGCTGGGGTCCGCCGCAGGGGCAGGCCAGGACAACCGTTCGTGTATTCTCCTGGAAGTGAAATCCCTGCCGGACGGCAACAAGGATGATGTCTTCCGCCAGCTGTCTTCACTGCCCATCCCGCCGGATCTGCTTCCCGGGCAATCCATCGACGGACTGCATGTGGAACGTCTCATTTCCGCTTCCAAAAATTCACAGCTCTATCTTGTTTCCGATCTGGACGATTCCAACCGGAGTTATGTGCTCAAGACCCCGTCGGTGAGTTTCGAGGACGATCCGGCGTATCTCGAACGATTCGCACTGGAGGAATGGATCGGACTACGAACCGACAGCCCGCATCTTGCCAAGGTGATCCGCCGGGCACGCCCAAGGCGCTTTCTCTACTATGTGATGGAATCCATCGACGGGATGACACTCGAACGCTGGAGCGAGAAAAACCCCGCACCACCTGTCGAACAGGTGGTGGAGATGGTCGGACAAATCGTCGAAGGCGTGCGGGCGCTTCACCGGAGGGACACCCTTCACCAGGACCTCAAACCGGACAACATCCTGCTGGATGCGTCCGGCATCATCAAGATCATCGACTACGGCTCCTGCCAGGTTGGCGGCATTGCGGAAATCGCCACCCCCTTCAAGCGCGAGACATCACTGGGCACCCTGGATTTCTCAGCGCCCGAATACCGGTTGGGCATCACCGCCACGACCCGTTCGGACCTGTTCTCCATCGCGGTGATCTTTTACCATCTCCTGACAGGTGGCCACCATCCGTATGGGAAAGCATGGGCGAGGGCCTCGTCCCAGCGGGATTTCTACAATCTGGCGTATCAACCCGCGGCGGCGCATAATCCCATGGTCCCGCTTTGGATGGACTCGGTGCTGCGCAAGGCTCTCTCCATCCGGAGTGAGGACCGCCATGAGGTGATGTCGGAATTCATTCATAACCTGCGCCATCCGGATCCCGCGTTTCTCACCGCCGAACCGCTGCCATTCGCCCAGAGAAATCCCCTGCTCTTCTGGAAGCTCGTCGCGTTCATCGCGATCGCCGGATGGATCGTCACCTGGGCGGTCTTGGCATGA
- a CDS encoding NirA family protein, with amino-acid sequence MPSKGNIMVDFNNSGFSEEQTSYLSGFVTGILQARDLPFLGQDASNRFTHQPSEAVEMLHGTPLEDLCREEQIKHEKNGLDCYDTILANAATNSFPTDGDVFRYKFHGLFFVTPAQESFMLRCRIAGGALSTYQFRGLAEIASDWGPGHVDLTTRANVQVREIMPENCPDILMKLGDLGLTSQGAGADNIRNITATPTTGFDPTELIDVMPYARAMHHYILKNRDLYGLPRKFNISYDSGGAVSVCADTNDIGFYAVRVGPNEMGIEPGVYFRMQLCGITGHKQFATDCGVLLTPAETIPVAAALIRVFIENGDRTNRKKARLKYLVDDWGIPKTLEETAKKLTFALRSFPLENCEPSAPKSKHGHLGIHQQTDGRHYIGVLTPVGRMSVSQMHALADIADAFGRSEIRLTVWQNLIIPGIAEENLQAAITAIQAIGLDHRNNTLTGGLIACTGSRGCKFAAADTKGNAIALGGHLSRKMILDQPVNIHLTGCQNSCAQHYIGDIGMMGTRVKTEDGGSVDGYNIVLGGGVDDTQAIAREVWKSVRADEMPSLIERILVAYLRERIEDETFTRFANRHTPEQLVELCDPSKIAAA; translated from the coding sequence GTGCCAAGCAAAGGAAACATCATGGTCGACTTCAACAACTCAGGCTTCAGCGAGGAACAAACCTCCTACCTCTCCGGATTCGTCACGGGAATCCTTCAAGCACGCGACCTGCCGTTCCTCGGTCAGGACGCGTCCAACCGATTCACCCACCAGCCGTCCGAAGCGGTGGAAATGCTCCATGGCACCCCTCTCGAAGATCTCTGCCGCGAGGAACAGATCAAGCATGAGAAAAACGGATTGGACTGCTACGACACCATCCTCGCCAACGCGGCAACCAACAGCTTTCCCACGGATGGCGATGTTTTCCGTTACAAGTTCCACGGATTGTTTTTCGTCACCCCCGCACAGGAGAGTTTCATGCTGCGCTGCCGGATCGCCGGAGGGGCGCTCAGCACCTATCAATTCCGCGGCCTGGCGGAAATCGCCTCGGACTGGGGACCGGGCCATGTGGACCTGACCACCCGGGCGAACGTGCAGGTCCGGGAGATCATGCCGGAGAACTGCCCGGACATCCTGATGAAACTCGGCGACCTCGGCCTCACTTCACAAGGAGCGGGCGCGGACAACATCCGCAACATCACCGCCACTCCGACCACCGGATTCGATCCCACCGAACTCATCGACGTGATGCCCTACGCCCGCGCCATGCATCACTACATCCTGAAAAACCGCGATCTCTACGGCCTGCCGCGCAAGTTCAATATTTCCTATGATTCCGGCGGCGCCGTGTCGGTTTGTGCGGATACCAATGACATCGGTTTCTACGCCGTGCGGGTGGGTCCGAACGAGATGGGCATCGAACCCGGTGTCTATTTCCGCATGCAGCTCTGCGGCATCACCGGTCACAAGCAGTTCGCCACGGATTGCGGAGTGCTGCTCACCCCCGCCGAAACCATCCCCGTCGCCGCCGCGCTCATCCGGGTGTTCATCGAAAACGGCGACCGCACGAACCGCAAAAAGGCGCGTCTCAAGTACCTCGTTGATGACTGGGGCATTCCCAAAACCTTGGAAGAGACCGCGAAAAAACTCACCTTCGCACTCCGTTCGTTTCCATTGGAGAACTGCGAACCCTCCGCCCCCAAGTCCAAGCACGGGCACCTCGGCATCCATCAACAAACCGACGGCAGGCACTACATCGGCGTTCTCACCCCTGTCGGCCGCATGTCGGTTTCCCAGATGCACGCGCTCGCCGACATCGCGGACGCTTTCGGCCGGAGCGAGATCCGCCTGACCGTCTGGCAGAACCTCATCATTCCCGGCATCGCGGAAGAAAACCTGCAGGCCGCCATCACCGCCATCCAGGCCATCGGACTGGACCACCGCAACAACACGCTGACGGGAGGCCTCATCGCCTGCACCGGCAGCCGCGGCTGCAAGTTCGCCGCGGCGGACACCAAGGGAAACGCCATCGCCCTCGGCGGACATCTCTCGCGGAAAATGATCCTCGACCAGCCGGTGAACATCCACCTCACGGGTTGCCAGAACTCCTGCGCGCAACACTACATCGGCGACATCGGCATGATGGGCACCCGGGTGAAGACCGAGGACGGCGGCAGCGTGGATGGCTACAACATCGTGCTCGGCGGCGGGGTGGACGACACCCAGGCCATCGCCCGCGAGGTATGGAAATCCGTGCGCGCCGATGAAATGCCCTCACTGATCGAGCGAATCCTCGTGGCATATCTCCGGGAACGGATCGAAGACGAAACCTTCACCCGGTTCGCGAACCGTCACACGCCCGAGCAACTCGTGGAACTCTGTGATCCGTCGAAAATCGCAGCCGCCTGA
- a CDS encoding ThuA domain-containing protein produces MKKSITSFGISLIATFSPVHAESGTGWVSYPGGNGPGKGKHIVLLAGDEEYRSEEALPMLAKILSKHHGFQCTVLFSTDDDGTINPNKGESLGKPETLDSADLIITSLRFRKWPDDAMKRFDSAIQRGVPVIGLRTSTHSFQLPDSSAFKEYNGYGKKVLGEGWVSHWGDHKKEAGLTVVEKGAGKNPILNGVGEIFVDSDVYEAYPPADAAILLRGQVLKGMDRKDPPAVREKTRASDKQKQDINSPMMPVAWTREVKNTSGKTNKILCTTMGAATDLQDENLRRLVINGVFWGLGIKVPAKSDVSLVGGYQPSKYEFNGYKKGTKAADYE; encoded by the coding sequence ATGAAAAAATCCATCACCTCGTTCGGAATTTCCCTCATCGCAACGTTCTCTCCAGTCCACGCGGAATCCGGCACCGGCTGGGTGTCATATCCCGGCGGAAATGGCCCGGGGAAGGGAAAGCACATCGTTCTTCTGGCCGGTGATGAGGAGTATCGTTCGGAAGAAGCCCTGCCGATGCTCGCGAAGATCCTCAGCAAACACCACGGTTTCCAATGCACCGTGCTTTTCTCCACCGACGACGACGGCACCATCAACCCGAACAAGGGCGAGAGCCTCGGCAAGCCCGAAACACTGGACTCGGCCGATCTCATCATCACCTCGCTGAGGTTCCGCAAATGGCCGGACGACGCAATGAAGCGCTTCGATTCCGCCATCCAGCGCGGCGTGCCGGTCATCGGCCTGCGCACCAGCACCCATTCCTTCCAGCTCCCCGACAGCAGCGCGTTCAAGGAATACAATGGTTATGGAAAGAAGGTCCTTGGAGAAGGCTGGGTGAGCCACTGGGGCGATCACAAGAAGGAAGCCGGCCTCACCGTGGTTGAAAAGGGAGCCGGGAAAAATCCCATTCTCAATGGGGTCGGAGAAATATTTGTCGATTCCGACGTTTACGAGGCCTACCCGCCGGCGGATGCCGCCATTCTCCTGCGCGGCCAGGTGTTGAAGGGGATGGACCGCAAGGATCCTCCCGCGGTCCGGGAGAAAACCCGTGCCAGCGACAAGCAGAAGCAGGATATCAACAGCCCGATGATGCCCGTCGCATGGACCCGCGAAGTGAAAAACACCTCTGGCAAAACCAACAAGATCCTCTGCACCACCATGGGTGCGGCCACCGATCTCCAGGATGAGAATCTCCGCCGCCTCGTGATCAACGGCGTGTTCTGGGGCCTCGGCATCAAGGTACCCGCCAAGTCGGACGTGTCGCTTGTCGGTGGCTACCAGCCGAGCAAATACGAGTTCAACGGCTACAAGAAAGGCACGAAGGCCGCCGATTACGAGTGA